TCGCCTTCGTCGACATGCGCATGCCCCCCGGCTGGGATGGCCTCGAGACCATCAAACGCATCTGGCAAGTCGACCCCGACCTCCAAATCGTCATCTGCACCGCCTTCTCCGACCACTCCTGGTCCACCATCACCGAAGAGCTCGGGCAGTCCGACAAAATCATCATTCTCAAAAAACCCTTCGAGAACGTCGAAGTCCTCCAACTCGCCTGCGCCCTCTCCGAGAAATGGCGCCTCGCCCGCGAGGCCGGCCTCAAGATGGAACAACTCGAAGCCATCGTCGCCTCCCGCACCGTCGAACTCGCCCGCACCGCCGAACAGGCCGAGGAAGCCAACCGCGCCAAAAGCGCCTTCCTCGCCAACATGAGCCACGAGATCCGCACCCCCATGAACGGCGTCATCGGCATGTGCGCCCTGCTCATGGAAACCGATCTCGACGACACCCAACGCGACTACACCGAAACCATCGCCTCCTCCGGCGAAACCCTGCTCGCCCTGCTCAACGACATCCTCGATTTCTCCAAAATCGAAGCCGATAAACTCGAGCTCGAGAACCAACCCTTCCTCCTCGACGAAGCCATCTCCTCGGTCATCAACCTCTTCGCCCCCAAAGCCGCCGAGAAACGCATCGAACTCATTGCCGACCTCGACGAAAATCTCCCCCCCTCCGTCATCGGCGACGCCACCCGCCTGCGCCAGGTCCTCTTTAACCTCGTCGGCAACGCCATCAAGTTCACCGCCCAAGGCGAAGTCACCGTCCGCGTGCAGCTCGACCCCGCCACCAAAGCCCTCCACTTCGCCGTCAGCGACACCGGCATCGGCATTTCCGGCAAACAACTCGACCGCCTGTTTAAACCCTTCACCCAAGCCGACGCCTCCACCACCCGCCGCTTCGGCGGCACCGGCCTCGGCCTCTCCATCTCCTACCGTCTCGTGGAACTCATGGGCGGCAACCTCGCCGCCGACAGCACCCCCGGCCAGGGCTCCACCTTCCACTTCGAACTCGCCCTGCCCCACTCCCCCGAGCTCTCCGTTCGCGCCCACTCCGCCGCCGACCCGTCCCCCCTCGCCGGCCGCCGTATGCTCGTCGTCGACGACAACGCCACCAACCGCAAACTGCTTACCCGCCTCCTCGCCGCGTGGCAGGTCACCACCACCGCCGTGACCGACGGCGTGCACGCCCTCGACGAACTCCACCGCGCCGTCGCCGCCGACAAACCGTATGACCTCGTCCTGCTCGACTT
This portion of the Actomonas aquatica genome encodes:
- a CDS encoding response regulator, with the protein product MNSAKTSSPTRILIVDDMPSIHEDFRKILGQTDNSHSAELDALEQAFFDEPQDTASSSKLQCESFELVHALQGQEAADLVARSIADRQPFSVAFVDMRMPPGWDGLETIKRIWQVDPDLQIVICTAFSDHSWSTITEELGQSDKIIILKKPFENVEVLQLACALSEKWRLAREAGLKMEQLEAIVASRTVELARTAEQAEEANRAKSAFLANMSHEIRTPMNGVIGMCALLMETDLDDTQRDYTETIASSGETLLALLNDILDFSKIEADKLELENQPFLLDEAISSVINLFAPKAAEKRIELIADLDENLPPSVIGDATRLRQVLFNLVGNAIKFTAQGEVTVRVQLDPATKALHFAVSDTGIGISGKQLDRLFKPFTQADASTTRRFGGTGLGLSISYRLVELMGGNLAADSTPGQGSTFHFELALPHSPELSVRAHSAADPSPLAGRRMLVVDDNATNRKLLTRLLAAWQVTTTAVTDGVHALDELHRAVAADKPYDLVLLDFQMPDMDGLEVARRIRDDITNPPPCLLLTSVGVHPDETTQAELGIVGCLSKPLRRHLLLDRLLRSKLAAGPINTFTPSVPSSATIAPLARVLVAEDNLVNQKVTLGLLKKLNLAAEVVSDGQAAVDRFQTGEFDLVLMDCQMPILDGFAATKRIRLFEAEHGKTRTPILALTAGATLAERDDCLDAGMDDFISKPVNPDALVTFLHRHLSNGAAPAPSPSR